TTCTCGGGTCCCAGGGCCTGTTCCAGCGTGCGGGCCATCTGCGCCCCCACGCGGATGAAGAGCGAGCCCCCGCGAGGCTCATGCGCGGTGCGCACGCGCGCCAGGGCGGCCGGGGGCTCCTGGGCGATGGTGGCGCGGTCGAGCAGCGCGGATACCTGAGAGAAGGCCTCGGGCAACTCTCCCGGCTCGGGAAGCGCGCCAGGCCCCCGGGTGGCCCATACGTGCCAGGCGAGCCCGTAGGTGAAGACACGGGAGAGGCCCTCGTGCACCACCGCGTCCACCTCGTCCGCGGCGTGCGTGTCGCGGCGTACCTGCCCGTCCTCCAACAGCACCTCGATGATGCGCAGCGATATGCGCCGCAGCCGTTTCGCCTCGCCCTCCAGGTTCGTGGCGAGCGCGATGACGACGTCCTCCGCCGGCAGCATGAGGAGCAGCGTGGTTGTCTCGGGCTGGCCACCCGCGTGGGCCACCACGTAGTGGCCTCGCAGCGGGTAGGTGGCGAAACCCATGCCGTAGTCGGTGAGCTGGCCCTCGCGGGTGCTCATGGACGTCTGCATCCGCCGCGTGGTGTCGGGTGCCACCAGACTGCTCTGGAGCACGGCCTGACCGAAGGCGAGCAGATCCTCCACCGAGGCACGGGCGCCGCCTCCGCCGAAGCGGCTGGACACGTCCAGGTAGTGCGAGGCGACGAGCTGCCCCTTCTGGTGGCGGTAGCCCAGGGCGTGCTGCTTGTCGCGCGTGCGGTAGTCGTCCAGCGCCGCGTGCCTCATGCCGGCGGGGCCGAAGACATGGGACTTCAGGTACTCACCGAAGCGCTGGCCCGTGGCCGTCTCCACGGCGGCGCCGAGCAGGTTGTAGCCCCAGGTGGTGTAGACGAACTTCGTGCCGGGCTCGGCGACGAGTGGCTTGTCGGCGAAGAGCGCGAGGGCTCCCGCGGTGTCGAGGTGCTGCGTGTTCTCCGAGCCCTCGGGGCCATCGTAATGGGACACGCCGCCGAGGTGTCCCAGCAGCTGGCGCACGGTGACGGGCCAGGGCTTCTCGGGGTAGCCGGGCACCAGGGTGTGGATGTCCGCGTCCAGGTCCAGCCTGCCCTCCTGCGCCAGCTGCAGCACGGCCATGGCGGTGAAGGACTTGGTGATGGACGCCATCCGGTACGTCGTCCGGGGCGTGGCGGGCAGCTTGTGGGCGAGGTCTCTCAGCCCGTAGCCCCGCGTCCAGCGCATGCCCCCGTGGAGCACGCCCACCGAGAGCCCCGCGTAGGGCCCCCGGGCGAGCTCGGCGCGGACGAGGGCATCCAGCGCGCGCTGCACCTCCGGGGGGAAGGCCTTGTCCTTCGCCTTGGAGGAAGCGGGAGTGGAGGCGGCCGGAGCGCGCGAGGGGGCCGGACGGGGGTCCGCCAGCGCGGTGAAACCGAGGAAGAGGAGCGCGACGGGGAGCGCCCTCACCGGGTCTCCTCCGAGGCCTGGAGCGCCGGGGCCAGGGTGGCCTGCCGGCTGGGGTCCTCGGACTCCACCCAGCCGCGCAGCAGCGCATCGGTGAGGAGCTGGCCGAGCAGGTCGAGCCCGTGGCTCCGCGGGTGGACGAGGTCCTCGTGCACGAACCCCGCCTGGACGAAGCGCGCCAGCGAGCCGGAGCCTCCCATGGCGGAGAAGATGTCGAAGAAGGCACAGCCCTCGGCGAGGGCGATCTGCCGCTCGATGCCGATGACCTCGTCGAGGTAGGGCCGCTGGGTGAGCTTGTTCGGCCCGTTGCCGCCGCGCACGGCGTCGATGGGGCCCATCACCAGGCAGGCGCTGTCGGGGCTGGCGGCGCGCGAGCGGCGGATGAAGGTGCGCAGACCCTCCTCGACCTCGGCGAGGTTGGAGCGGCCCCACTCGAGCCGCTTGGCCTCGTTGCCGCCGAGGATGAACAGGAGCAGGCGCGGCGAGCGCTCGGCGAGCTGGGCTCGGAAGATGTCCTCCTGGGCGCGCAGGAAGAGGTTGGCATCGGCGGAGGGTACTCCCAGGGTGTCGAGCACGATGCCGGGGCGCTGGTGTTGCAGCACCACGCCGAGCACCACGGCGCCTCGGCCCTCGGCGACCACGTCCAGGTTGCGAGCCCC
This is a stretch of genomic DNA from Archangium violaceum. It encodes these proteins:
- a CDS encoding serine hydrolase domain-containing protein — encoded protein: MRALPVALLFLGFTALADPRPAPSRAPAASTPASSKAKDKAFPPEVQRALDALVRAELARGPYAGLSVGVLHGGMRWTRGYGLRDLAHKLPATPRTTYRMASITKSFTAMAVLQLAQEGRLDLDADIHTLVPGYPEKPWPVTVRQLLGHLGGVSHYDGPEGSENTQHLDTAGALALFADKPLVAEPGTKFVYTTWGYNLLGAAVETATGQRFGEYLKSHVFGPAGMRHAALDDYRTRDKQHALGYRHQKGQLVASHYLDVSSRFGGGGARASVEDLLAFGQAVLQSSLVAPDTTRRMQTSMSTREGQLTDYGMGFATYPLRGHYVVAHAGGQPETTTLLLMLPAEDVVIALATNLEGEAKRLRRISLRIIEVLLEDGQVRRDTHAADEVDAVVHEGLSRVFTYGLAWHVWATRGPGALPEPGELPEAFSQVSALLDRATIAQEPPAALARVRTAHEPRGGSLFIRVGAQMARTLEQALGPEKLREYPARGPLAFFTDYLAACEQLTCPTELRFSEALQTEVKHLDEEWRSSQVEELRRARLDETSDPEELWPALEEATTGAALHPDYAEEMMRIAARYGRKGKHEEQLRWLERTVALHPRSEEARQALAKAQGTEEKQEQDAPASATPARAPDGSPVPDNAGLPAQRRAGSHE